In Clostridium swellfunianum, a genomic segment contains:
- a CDS encoding PTS system mannose/fructose/sorbose family transporter subunit IID: MKMNNSVKIDNTVDNADKKLDKKILDKVFFRWLLASQTAWNYEKMQGLGYCYAMLPALRKIYKDEDELNEAVKNHLQFFNCNIITGQFILGANLAIEESGGAKSKDAVASIKTGLMGPLAGIGDTIFGVTWNTVFGSIAAYMALQGSAIGCYIWIIANIVKIVISKGFLIAGYKQGVKLVTSIGDVLKNVTDSASMLGLMVIGALIPTVIKAKVPYVYTSGQVKLVAQEMIDKIMPALIPLSIVGLTYWLLGRKRMNSTRVIILLIVLSIIAFNFKILG; this comes from the coding sequence ATGAAGATGAATAATTCAGTTAAGATTGATAATACAGTAGATAATGCTGACAAAAAACTAGATAAAAAGATATTAGATAAAGTATTTTTTAGATGGCTGCTAGCATCTCAGACAGCATGGAACTACGAAAAAATGCAAGGATTAGGATATTGTTATGCAATGCTTCCGGCATTGAGAAAGATATATAAGGATGAAGATGAATTAAATGAAGCAGTGAAGAACCATCTTCAATTTTTCAATTGTAATATAATAACTGGTCAGTTTATATTAGGAGCGAATTTAGCTATAGAAGAATCGGGAGGAGCAAAATCAAAAGATGCAGTAGCATCCATAAAGACCGGTTTGATGGGTCCCTTAGCTGGTATAGGAGATACTATATTTGGAGTAACCTGGAATACAGTATTTGGATCAATAGCAGCATACATGGCACTACAAGGCAGTGCAATAGGATGTTATATATGGATAATAGCAAATATTGTAAAGATTGTAATCAGTAAAGGATTTCTAATAGCAGGATATAAACAAGGTGTTAAGCTTGTAACTTCAATAGGGGATGTACTTAAAAATGTGACAGATTCAGCATCAATGTTAGGCTTAATGGTAATAGGAGCCTTAATACCTACAGTTATAAAAGCAAAGGTACCATATGTGTACACTTCAGGACAAGTAAAATTAGTAGCACAGGAAATGATAGATAAAATAATGCCTGCCTTAATACCATTAAGCATAGTTGGATTAACCTACTGGTTATTAGGCAGAAAGAGAATGAATTCAACTAGAGTAATTATCTTATTAATAGTTCTATCAATAATTGCTTTCAACTTTAAGATATTAGGTTAA
- a CDS encoding PTS system mannose/fructose/N-acetylgalactosamine-transporter subunit IIB, which produces MKGIVHIRIDDRLIHGQVAAFWTNSLSISRIMVINDEVAADEMEKSLLRMVAPASVRTSIINKETAVKNILAEKYAGQRVLIIVKNPKDLWELKEAGLDIKRFNVGNMAAREGTKSIKRSVNVTDTDIYYFNKFLEAGIDIDAIMVPDDKECKLKDLI; this is translated from the coding sequence ATGAAAGGAATAGTTCATATAAGGATTGATGATAGATTAATACACGGACAGGTAGCTGCTTTCTGGACAAACTCTTTGTCTATAAGCAGAATAATGGTAATTAACGATGAAGTAGCAGCTGATGAAATGGAGAAGTCACTTTTAAGAATGGTTGCCCCTGCTTCAGTTAGAACTTCAATAATTAATAAAGAGACAGCAGTAAAAAACATACTTGCTGAAAAGTATGCAGGACAAAGAGTTCTAATTATAGTAAAGAACCCAAAGGATTTATGGGAGTTAAAAGAAGCAGGATTAGATATTAAGAGGTTTAATGTTGGAAATATGGCTGCAAGAGAAGGAACAAAATCTATTAAACGTTCTGTAAATGTGACAGATACAGATATATATTATTTTAATAAATTTTTAGAAGCAGGCATAGATATAGATGCTATAATGGTGCCCGATGATAAGGAGTGCAAATTAAAAGATTTGATATAA
- the murQ gene encoding N-acetylmuramic acid 6-phosphate etherase: MSIDLTKLDTEKVNRNTVNIDRANTVEMLTLMNNEDFTIAEAVKKEVKNIAKAVDLVYERLSKGGRLIYIGAGNSGRLGVLDACECPPTFGVDEGTVIGIISGGYDATVRANEGSEDIEEGSIEQLKKIGLSEKDAIVGLSASGRTPYVKGALKYAKEIGASHIAISCVKDAEISSLGQVAIEIITGAEAITGSTRLKAGTAQKMVLNMISTCSMIKCGKTYGNYMIDVRARNNKLIERSKKIIMDCTSVDKETAEKYLKESDGNVKTAVFMILSGLSKDDSIEVLAKNHNTIYKALQALKK; the protein is encoded by the coding sequence GTGAGCATAGATTTAACTAAATTAGATACAGAAAAGGTAAATAGAAATACTGTAAATATAGATAGAGCCAATACTGTTGAAATGCTAACGCTTATGAACAATGAGGATTTTACTATTGCTGAAGCTGTAAAAAAAGAAGTGAAAAACATAGCAAAGGCAGTAGACCTAGTTTATGAAAGATTATCAAAGGGTGGAAGACTAATCTATATTGGTGCAGGAAACTCAGGAAGGTTAGGAGTATTAGATGCTTGTGAATGTCCACCAACCTTTGGAGTAGATGAAGGGACTGTTATAGGAATTATATCTGGAGGCTATGATGCCACAGTTAGAGCCAATGAAGGTTCAGAGGACATAGAAGAAGGCTCTATAGAGCAGTTGAAAAAAATAGGGCTTAGTGAAAAAGATGCTATAGTAGGATTGTCAGCTTCTGGTAGAACACCTTATGTTAAAGGAGCATTAAAATATGCAAAGGAGATAGGGGCTTCACATATAGCAATAAGCTGTGTAAAAGATGCTGAAATTTCCTCCTTAGGTCAGGTTGCAATAGAGATTATTACTGGAGCAGAGGCTATAACGGGTTCTACTAGACTAAAGGCTGGAACAGCACAAAAGATGGTTTTAAATATGATATCCACCTGCTCAATGATAAAGTGCGGTAAGACTTATGGAAACTATATGATAGATGTTAGAGCAAGAAATAACAAGCTTATAGAAAGAAGTAAAAAAATAATAATGGATTGTACTTCTGTAGACAAAGAAACAGCAGAGAAATATCTTAAAGAAAGCGATGGAAATGTTAAGACGGCAGTTTTTATGATATTATCTGGACTAAGTAAGGATGATAGCATAGAAGTATTGGCTAAAAACCATAATACAATCTACAAAGCCTTACAAGCTTTAAAAAAATAA
- a CDS encoding iron chaperone, whose protein sequence is MEKNKSDYNSIDEYISQFPPEIQGILESLRRVIKEVAPEAKEKISWKMPTFELHGNLVHFAAHKNHIGFYPGPSGIEAFKSYFEGYKSSKGAVQFPIKEPMPYDLITRIVKFRAAENIKKAEDK, encoded by the coding sequence ATGGAAAAAAACAAATCTGACTATAATTCAATTGATGAATATATTTCACAATTTCCTCCTGAAATTCAGGGCATTCTCGAAAGCTTAAGAAGGGTAATAAAAGAGGTAGCGCCAGAAGCAAAAGAAAAGATAAGCTGGAAAATGCCTACTTTTGAACTGCATGGGAATTTGGTTCATTTTGCAGCTCATAAAAATCATATAGGATTTTATCCGGGGCCTAGTGGAATTGAGGCATTTAAAAGTTATTTTGAAGGGTATAAAAGCTCAAAAGGGGCTGTGCAGTTTCCTATTAAAGAGCCGATGCCATATGACTTAATAACAAGAATAGTTAAATTTAGAGCAGCTGAGAACATAAAGAAAGCAGAAGATAAATAG
- a CDS encoding metallophosphoesterase, which produces MVLEKKLAEKRLTEAYKNAKVEYFDNNSKYIFFSDCHRGENTPSDEFAKNQNIFLFALEYYYKKGYTYVEVGDGDELWENSNFKHIRLAHDEVYTQMKKFYDSNRLIMLYGNHNICLKYKSFVENNYYKFYDDYNEEEIELFPGITPYEAVVFKHKDTEQEILTVHGHQGDRMNDSLWRFNMLTVRYFWRFLHSVGFINPASPVRSAEKIHKIERIYSSWIEKNKIMIICGHTHRPHFPKRKELPYFNDGSCVRAFGIQGIEIAGGDISLIEWRVHPNPAGDLHIKRKVLRGPEPIASFDLRKN; this is translated from the coding sequence ATGGTTTTAGAAAAGAAGTTAGCAGAAAAAAGGTTAACAGAAGCATATAAGAATGCCAAAGTTGAATACTTTGATAACAATTCTAAGTATATATTTTTCAGCGACTGTCATAGGGGCGAGAACACGCCCTCTGATGAATTTGCAAAAAATCAAAATATATTTTTGTTTGCCTTGGAATACTATTATAAAAAAGGCTACACTTATGTGGAAGTTGGAGATGGAGATGAGCTTTGGGAAAACTCTAATTTCAAGCATATAAGACTGGCGCATGACGAGGTATACACTCAAATGAAAAAGTTCTATGATTCAAATAGATTGATTATGCTCTATGGGAATCATAACATATGCTTAAAGTATAAAAGCTTTGTAGAAAACAATTACTATAAATTCTACGATGACTATAATGAGGAAGAAATTGAATTGTTCCCAGGGATTACGCCCTATGAGGCAGTAGTGTTTAAACATAAGGATACAGAGCAGGAAATACTCACTGTGCATGGGCATCAAGGAGACAGGATGAATGATAGTCTGTGGCGTTTTAATATGCTTACAGTAAGATATTTTTGGAGATTTCTTCACTCGGTAGGGTTTATTAACCCAGCAAGCCCCGTAAGAAGTGCTGAAAAGATACATAAGATTGAACGCATTTACAGCAGCTGGATTGAAAAAAACAAGATTATGATAATCTGCGGGCATACTCACAGGCCGCATTTTCCAAAGCGCAAAGAGCTGCCCTACTTCAATGACGGCTCCTGTGTGCGGGCATTTGGAATACAAGGCATCGAAATAGCAGGCGGAGATATATCGCTTATTGAATGGAGAGTGCATCCTAATCCAGCGGGCGATCTTCACATTAAAAGAAAAGTATTAAGAGGCCCGGAGCCAATCGCAAGCTTTGATTTAAGAAAAAATTAA
- a CDS encoding DUF4342 domain-containing protein → MVKQKVTFDNKESLWDKFKKLVRKGNNTKFIISKKDISILSIPVTLAVVITVIAPYVTFFGLIAAFFTGHRIKFEGKDMECGKVNEMMNKVAESVDSAKXVTISCDIDYYI, encoded by the coding sequence ATGGTTAAGCAAAAGGTTACCTTTGATAATAAAGAATCCTTATGGGATAAGTTTAAGAAGCTTGTTAGAAAAGGAAACAATACAAAGTTTATAATTAGCAAGAAGGACATTTCAATATTAAGCATTCCAGTTACCTTGGCAGTTGTTATTACAGTGATTGCTCCTTATGTAACCTTCTTTGGTTTAATAGCTGCTTTTTTTACTGGACACAGAATCAAGTTTGAAGGCAAGGATATGGAGTGCGGCAAGGTAAATGAGATGATGAATAAGGTGGCTGAGAGTGTGGATTCTGCTAAGANTGTCACAATCTCTTGCGACATAGATTATTATATATGA
- a CDS encoding uracil-xanthine permease family protein: MDKRVYELNGIPAFKDSLIFGFQHVVAMFVGNIAPVIIVCNALKLPMETQIKMIQLAMFVAGVATLFQLYPIGPIGTKLPIVMGTSFTFVPTAIAIGAKYNFASVMGACFVCGLVIAFFGLFLKSFRKYFSPVVIGTVVLSIGLSLLPVGINYFAGGQGAKDFGSPSNLLLGFIVLLVVLYFSMFIKGGASSAAILIGILVGYIVAIPMGKLDISQVASAGWVSVPIPFEFGLEFHADAIISMLIVFAISSMETIGNISAIALGGLNREITDKELSGGVIADAVGSSFAAIFGVLPNSAFGQNVSIITMTKVVNRFSIATGAGILILGGLFPKVGSIIAIMPSSVLGGAAIIMFAMIVIAGVKMITIETLDNRSSMIVAIALGLGFGVGMVPGVLDVFPQWAKMVFGSSGVANAGMLAFILNIILPKVSKSEDMELTGLEDVVNL, encoded by the coding sequence ATGGATAAAAGAGTTTACGAGTTAAATGGAATACCAGCGTTTAAAGACTCTCTGATATTTGGGTTTCAACATGTTGTAGCTATGTTCGTAGGTAATATTGCGCCAGTAATAATAGTGTGCAATGCATTAAAGCTGCCCATGGAAACTCAAATAAAAATGATTCAGCTTGCCATGTTTGTTGCTGGAGTAGCAACCTTATTTCAGCTATATCCAATAGGACCTATAGGAACAAAGCTTCCAATCGTAATGGGTACAAGCTTTACTTTTGTGCCAACTGCAATAGCTATTGGTGCAAAATATAATTTTGCCTCTGTTATGGGAGCTTGCTTTGTTTGTGGTTTGGTTATTGCTTTCTTTGGCTTATTTTTAAAATCCTTTAGAAAATATTTTTCGCCAGTAGTTATAGGTACTGTTGTTTTATCAATAGGGCTGTCGCTTCTTCCTGTAGGTATTAATTACTTTGCTGGTGGACAAGGAGCTAAAGATTTTGGATCACCTTCAAATCTTTTATTAGGGTTTATTGTGCTTTTAGTAGTTTTATATTTCAGTATGTTTATAAAGGGTGGAGCTAGTTCTGCAGCTATCTTAATAGGTATATTGGTTGGATATATAGTAGCTATACCAATGGGGAAGCTAGATATTTCACAAGTCGCTTCAGCAGGTTGGGTATCTGTGCCTATTCCTTTTGAGTTTGGATTGGAATTTCATGCGGATGCTATAATATCAATGCTTATTGTCTTTGCAATAAGTTCTATGGAGACTATAGGAAATATTTCTGCCATAGCTTTAGGTGGACTTAACAGAGAGATAACAGATAAAGAATTAAGCGGGGGAGTTATAGCAGACGCTGTAGGAAGTTCTTTTGCAGCTATATTCGGGGTGCTTCCTAATTCAGCTTTTGGACAAAATGTTAGTATAATAACTATGACTAAAGTTGTTAATAGGTTTAGTATTGCAACTGGAGCAGGAATACTAATTTTAGGTGGATTGTTCCCAAAGGTTGGCTCAATAATTGCTATTATGCCATCTAGTGTATTGGGTGGAGCTGCTATCATTATGTTTGCTATGATTGTTATTGCAGGAGTTAAGATGATTACTATAGAGACTCTTGATAATAGAAGCAGCATGATTGTAGCCATAGCTTTAGGGCTTGGTTTTGGAGTGGGCATGGTTCCAGGAGTTCTTGATGTATTTCCTCAATGGGCTAAAATGGTATTTGGATCTTCTGGAGTTGCAAATGCAGGAATGCTTGCCTTTATTCTTAATATTATACTTCCTAAAGTTAGTAAATCTGAGGATATGGAATTGACTGGACTAGAGGATGTAGTAAACTTATAA
- a CDS encoding xanthine phosphoribosyltransferase, translating to MKALVDKILEEGQVLKGDILKVDSFVNHQMDIKLFNEMGIEFRRRFENKEVTKILTIEASGIGIACVASQYFNFVPVVFAKKTLGGNFLGDAYESEVHSYTKKQTYNIKVSKSYIQKGDKVLIIDDFLANGRAALGLIDIVRQAGAEIVGIGIIIEKGFQEGRQVIEDKGVRLESLAIIDKFYDGKVFFR from the coding sequence ATGAAGGCTTTAGTTGACAAGATTTTAGAAGAAGGACAAGTGTTGAAGGGGGATATTTTAAAAGTAGACTCCTTTGTCAATCATCAAATGGATATTAAGTTATTTAATGAAATGGGAATAGAGTTTAGGAGAAGATTTGAAAATAAAGAAGTTACTAAGATACTTACAATAGAAGCATCAGGTATTGGAATTGCTTGTGTGGCATCACAGTATTTTAACTTTGTGCCTGTAGTTTTTGCTAAGAAAACCTTAGGAGGAAATTTCTTAGGCGATGCTTATGAATCAGAAGTTCACTCTTATACTAAAAAACAAACCTATAACATAAAGGTAAGCAAAAGCTATATACAAAAGGGAGACAAGGTGCTTATCATAGATGATTTTCTTGCAAATGGAAGAGCTGCTCTAGGACTTATAGATATAGTAAGACAGGCTGGAGCTGAAATAGTAGGCATAGGAATAATTATAGAAAAAGGCTTTCAAGAGGGAAGACAGGTTATCGAAGATAAAGGGGTTAGATTAGAATCCTTAGCTATAATCGATAAATTTTATGATGGAAAAGTATTCTTTAGATAA
- a CDS encoding S1 domain-containing RNA-binding protein produces MTLQTGSILEGTVVNITNFGAFVEVDGKTGLVHISEVSDTFVKNIRDYLKEKDKVKVKVISVDDNGKISLSIKQATPPKKSMRPMEIDWSQDRTKSASGNFEDRLSKFLKESEEKVQELKKHQDSKGRGYRKSSNY; encoded by the coding sequence ATGACCTTACAGACAGGAAGTATTCTAGAAGGTACAGTAGTTAACATTACTAATTTTGGTGCTTTTGTTGAGGTGGATGGTAAAACAGGTTTAGTCCACATATCTGAGGTATCGGATACATTTGTAAAAAATATAAGAGATTATCTTAAGGAAAAAGATAAAGTTAAAGTTAAGGTAATTTCAGTGGATGATAACGGTAAAATTAGCCTATCTATAAAACAGGCTACACCTCCAAAGAAATCTATGAGACCAATGGAGATTGATTGGAGCCAAGATAGAACTAAATCAGCTTCTGGAAACTTCGAAGATAGACTTTCAAAGTTTTTAAAGGAAAGCGAAGAAAAGGTACAAGAACTTAAGAAGCACCAAGACTCAAAGGGTCGTGGATATAGAAAAAGTTCAAATTATTAA
- a CDS encoding FtsB family cell division protein, whose amino-acid sequence MRKNKKLTLKKAIIVFASMYVGYILVSTQITMIKLKKEMEVKQQELSKQQDKNQKLQDEVMKMTDSPNEYYERLARERLGLVKDGETPVIQNK is encoded by the coding sequence ATGAGAAAGAATAAGAAACTTACTCTAAAAAAAGCTATAATTGTTTTCGCTTCTATGTATGTAGGCTATATTCTTGTGAGCACTCAGATAACTATGATTAAGCTTAAAAAGGAAATGGAAGTTAAGCAGCAGGAGTTATCTAAGCAGCAAGATAAAAATCAAAAGTTACAGGACGAAGTTATGAAAATGACTGATAGCCCTAATGAGTACTACGAAAGATTGGCTAGAGAAAGATTGGGTCTTGTTAAGGATGGAGAGACTCCTGTAATTCAAAACAAATAA
- the yabQ gene encoding spore cortex biosynthesis protein YabQ: MLSSISTQFNLLLFSLLAGVITGVLFDLYRVFRGLENPNIVVTFIEDTLFWILTGIIVFIFLLMTNHAYMREYVYIAIAAGILLYMVLLSKYFIKAQYKIVRTTAKYIRITFNFAFYPLQLLFYSLKRKNKQKILKKNLEEN, encoded by the coding sequence ATGTTATCATCAATTTCAACTCAGTTCAATCTACTTTTATTTAGTTTGCTTGCAGGAGTAATAACAGGAGTACTATTTGATTTATACAGAGTTTTTAGAGGGTTAGAAAATCCTAATATAGTTGTAACCTTTATAGAGGATACCTTATTTTGGATATTAACTGGCATAATTGTATTTATTTTTTTACTTATGACAAATCATGCTTACATGAGAGAGTATGTTTACATAGCCATAGCTGCAGGGATACTTTTATATATGGTGCTTTTAAGTAAATATTTCATAAAAGCACAGTATAAGATTGTAAGAACCACTGCTAAGTATATTAGAATAACTTTTAATTTTGCATTTTATCCGTTACAATTATTATTCTATAGTTTAAAAAGAAAAAATAAACAAAAAATCCTAAAGAAAAACCTTGAAGAAAATTAG
- the yabP gene encoding sporulation protein YabP gives MELKKDIKVEEKKSNLVLENRKRLALTGVVEVISFNETVIMLNTCLGSMTIKGEGLRMNKLDVQNGEVMIVGTINSCVYSGVEIKKDEESIFKKLFK, from the coding sequence ATGGAGTTAAAAAAGGATATAAAAGTAGAAGAAAAAAAGAGCAATTTAGTACTTGAAAACAGGAAAAGGCTAGCTTTAACTGGAGTAGTTGAGGTTATAAGTTTTAACGAGACGGTTATAATGCTTAATACATGCCTTGGTTCTATGACCATTAAGGGGGAAGGCTTAAGAATGAATAAGCTGGACGTTCAAAATGGTGAAGTTATGATTGTTGGAACAATAAATTCCTGTGTTTATTCCGGTGTTGAAATTAAAAAAGACGAAGAAAGCATCTTTAAGAAGTTGTTTAAGTAG
- a CDS encoding RNA-binding S4 domain-containing protein codes for MRLDKYLKVSRIIKRRTVAKEACENGRVIINGKVAKPSTDIKEGDIIEIQYATKTLKARILNIAEHVRKDDAKAMYEILVGEEDTDEEE; via the coding sequence ATGAGACTAGACAAATATCTAAAGGTATCAAGAATAATTAAAAGAAGAACCGTTGCCAAGGAAGCTTGTGAGAATGGCAGAGTTATTATAAATGGCAAGGTGGCTAAGCCTAGTACTGACATTAAAGAAGGCGACATAATTGAGATTCAGTATGCTACTAAAACGCTCAAGGCTAGAATTTTAAATATAGCTGAACATGTCAGAAAAGATGATGCAAAAGCTATGTATGAGATTTTGGTTGGTGAAGAAGATACTGACGAGGAAGAGTAA
- a CDS encoding HU family DNA-binding protein, with translation MNKSELIASMAEKSSLTKKDAEAALKGFIDSVQEALANGEKVQLVGFGTFESRERAARVGRNPRTKEEITIPASVVPVFKAGKEFKEKVEKK, from the coding sequence ATGAACAAATCAGAATTAATCGCAAGCATGGCTGAGAAAAGCAGCTTAACAAAGAAAGATGCAGAAGCAGCATTAAAAGGATTTATAGATAGTGTTCAAGAAGCACTAGCAAATGGAGAAAAAGTTCAACTAGTTGGATTTGGTACTTTCGAATCCAGAGAAAGAGCTGCTAGAGTTGGAAGAAATCCAAGAACTAAAGAAGAAATAACTATACCAGCATCAGTAGTTCCTGTATTCAAGGCTGGTAAAGAATTCAAAGAAAAAGTTGAAAAGAAATAA
- the mazG gene encoding nucleoside triphosphate pyrophosphohydrolase yields the protein MIKIVGLGPGAKDAITLGTLEVLKSGAKVFLRTYKHPNVEYLKSLGIDFKTYDEKYDTLDSFDEVYASIAEELMKEHDNNSNVVYAVPGHPLVAEKSVGNLIKLCEEQGVEYQLYPAVSFIDVIMESLKLDPVEGLKVIDAFDIKNQVLDKRIGTIITQVYNKFIASEVKLALTDYYKDDTEIYFIRAAGVKGEESIRKIPLYDLDRQEDIDHLTSVFVPKSLDNNLDFTDLVQIMDTLRCEDGCPWDREQTHESLKRYLIEECYEALEAIDEKDDDMLVEELGDVLLQVVFHAQIGKEEGFFDIKDVIKSVSNKMIERHPHIFGEVKVENSNEVLANWDEIKKKEKGFETYTEELRHIGKNLPALMRAEKVQGKAKKVGFDWDKVEDALDKVFEEFQEVKDVYKDKNKARILEEVGDLIFAAVNVARFLDIEPENALNYTIDKFINRFEYIEQSAISKGMNLKDMTLEQMDTLWEEAKQKKTLSKKKEI from the coding sequence ATGATAAAAATAGTTGGACTTGGTCCTGGGGCAAAGGATGCAATAACATTAGGCACACTAGAGGTATTGAAAAGTGGAGCAAAGGTTTTTCTAAGAACCTATAAGCATCCTAATGTGGAATACTTAAAGAGCCTTGGAATAGATTTTAAAACCTACGATGAAAAGTATGATACTTTGGATAGTTTTGATGAGGTTTATGCATCAATAGCTGAAGAGCTTATGAAAGAGCATGATAACAACAGCAATGTAGTTTATGCAGTGCCAGGTCATCCGTTGGTGGCTGAAAAATCCGTTGGCAATCTTATTAAGCTTTGTGAAGAGCAAGGGGTAGAGTATCAGCTTTATCCTGCGGTAAGCTTTATTGATGTTATAATGGAAAGTCTTAAGCTTGATCCTGTTGAGGGACTAAAGGTTATAGACGCCTTCGATATAAAAAATCAAGTTCTAGATAAAAGAATTGGAACTATAATAACCCAGGTATACAACAAATTTATTGCTTCAGAGGTTAAGCTTGCGCTAACGGATTATTATAAAGACGATACAGAAATTTACTTTATCCGTGCTGCTGGAGTTAAAGGAGAGGAAAGCATAAGAAAAATTCCTCTTTATGATTTAGACAGACAAGAGGATATAGATCACTTAACTTCGGTATTTGTGCCAAAGAGTTTGGATAACAACTTAGATTTTACCGACCTTGTTCAAATAATGGATACTTTAAGATGTGAGGATGGCTGTCCTTGGGACAGGGAACAGACTCATGAATCTCTTAAGAGATATCTAATTGAGGAATGCTATGAGGCTTTAGAAGCCATAGATGAAAAGGATGATGATATGCTTGTGGAGGAGCTGGGAGATGTGCTTCTTCAGGTTGTATTTCATGCTCAGATAGGTAAGGAAGAAGGGTTCTTTGACATAAAGGATGTTATAAAGTCTGTAAGCAACAAGATGATAGAAAGACATCCGCATATATTTGGTGAAGTTAAGGTTGAAAATTCCAATGAAGTTCTTGCAAATTGGGATGAAATAAAGAAGAAAGAAAAGGGTTTTGAAACTTATACAGAAGAATTAAGACATATTGGTAAGAACCTTCCTGCGTTAATGAGAGCAGAAAAAGTTCAAGGTAAAGCTAAGAAGGTGGGTTTTGACTGGGACAAAGTTGAAGACGCATTAGATAAGGTTTTCGAGGAGTTTCAGGAGGTAAAAGATGTATATAAAGACAAAAACAAGGCAAGAATACTAGAAGAAGTGGGAGATTTGATTTTTGCAGCAGTAAATGTGGCTAGATTCCTTGACATCGAGCCCGAAAATGCATTAAATTATACTATAGACAAATTCATAAACCGCTTTGAATATATAGAACAATCTGCAATCTCAAAGGGGATGAATCTTAAGGATATGACTCTTGAGCAAATGGATACTCTTTGGGAAGAGGCAAAGCAAAAGAAAACTTTGTCAAAAAAGAAGGAAATCTAA